From the Lathyrus oleraceus cultivar Zhongwan6 chromosome 3, CAAS_Psat_ZW6_1.0, whole genome shotgun sequence genome, the window TATTTTAGTCCAATTACAATAGTTTTAGCATAAAAAAAAGTGATAATTGGTACAAATATATTAGATTAGTTTAGCATAGATTTCGGTGTTATGAGGATGAATTAATACCTTAAGAAAAATGAATTAGGTGTAATAACCATGCAAATTTGGACCACAAATGGAATGGTAAGCGTAGATGTCTCCTATAAACATGCATGGTGACAAAGTCTCTCCAcatataaatatatataaatcAATCATAAGTAACACTTACTCCAATCTCACTTTCATTTACACTTGATCAAGGTGTGTGTCTtcctattattattatttttggtATTGCATGCAACATGTTTGATATTTGATATCCGGTTATTTATTCATTCATGTGTGTTTGATTTGAAGATGAGTGATCACGATGAACAAGTTCAAGAAGTTCAAGAAATTCAAGAACCCCGTCCAGCTCCACGTTTGAATGAAAGGATTCTTTCTTCTATGTCAAGGAGATCAGTAGCTGCACACCCTTGGCATGACCTTGAAATCGGTACTGTCCATCTTACTCTTTTTCATATCTTAATAAGTTTCGAACCGTTCTTAATTTTAATTCCAACTATTCATTCAATATGCAGGACCTGGAGCTCCCCATATTTTCAATTGTGTAAGTTCTCATCATCATCTATTTCCTTTCCAAAACATTATAGTTACATGTTTCCGTAAACGCCTTTGAGACGAGTTCGCGAAACAATTTTTGCAGGTTGTGGAGATCACTAAAGGAAGCAAGGTCAAATATGAACTTGACAAGAAAACTGGTTTAATCAAGGTATAAACCAATTTCATGCTTCCTTATTGAAATGCTGTGATTTTGAAACAGATTTCGGACACAACTCCAGTGGTGGATCTTTTTTTAACATTTGAATATTGCTCAGGTTGATCGAATTTTGTATTCGTCAGTTGTTTATCCTCATAACTATGGTTTTATCCCTCGCACACTCTGTGAAGACAATGATCCAATTGATGTCCTCGTTCTGATGCAAGAGCCGGTCCTTCCTGGTTGTTTCCTGCGAGCAAGAGCCATTGGACTCATGCCGATGATTGATCAGGTATTGTATCGTATTCTAATATACTTGGTTGTTCACCCTATAAAAAGTTTCTCCTCATTTCCAATAACAAATTTGCGTCATTGACACAGGGAGAGAAGGATGATAAAATCATTGCAGTATGTGCTGATGATCCAGAATATAAGCATTTTACTGACTACAAAGAACTTGCACCTCATCGCATCATGGAAATTCGACGCTTTTTTGAAGACTGTATCCATCGTAACAACCTTcttgatttatgatttttctacCGCCTTAATTCCAAAATTTGCTGCATAGGAACATGTTTCACTTTATTTGTCTTACAGAATCATTTGAAAACAAGAAATAACTTATTTATTTTGTTTACAACATGAGTGTTTTTCTTAACATTATGCTAAGACAAGAAGAATGAGAACAAGGAAGTGGCAGTGAATGATTTTTTACCTCCAACCACTGCTGTTGAAGCCATCCAGCACTCAATGTCAGTATATTTGTAACAAATGTTGCATTATTATGCAATCTGCATCATATCTTCTACTAATATCTTATCAATGAATTGGTGCAGGGATCTTTACGCGGAGTATATTCTGCACACTTTGAGGCGATAGACAAGAACAATGTCCTCCAATCTCCAGTAATTTAGAATAAGCTGTAATTGACACAGTTCTATATGTTTTGATCAACCGTATCTACACTTTTatgattattatttttttattgCGTTGGATAATATTATACCACTTGAATGGTTCATCAAGTGAAAAACAATTATCAACATTGCTTGATATGTAATATTTCTCATGTAGAGTCTTCCAGATTGATGTGTTTTAACCACTTTTTGATGCATGATTTGGCATTATGTTATTTATCAGTGTTAACTCATTTGTTATCTTATTCCATAGTCTTGCGTCAGAGTGAAATATTAACTACTAGCAAATTTCTAAAGGAAAAGTGGAGAATTGATTATTACCACATTATTAAAGGGGGAAAACGTATACTTAATTTCAGATAACAGATTTGGCTCAATGTAAAATATATTTATTATGCAAGCAAATTCAATGTTAAGGTTCTATTTTTTGACTCAATAAAAAAGTTAATTTTTATCACTTCTAGTAAAAATGGCCAAACACATAATTATGCTTGcaacataaacaatatcaaaaaaaaattacaatgagACCCTATCAGCCAATAATTTAAATGAGTTGCTTCAAAAATATATCCTACAAAACATGCAATCGAAGTTTAGATCTGTTAACAAAGAGACAATAATCTTGAGGAGAACACTAAAAagatgaaattaaaaaaaaatgttttCACAATTAAACAGAATTTTGAATTTATTTATGGTAGTAC encodes:
- the LOC127132051 gene encoding soluble inorganic pyrophosphatase 1, which codes for MSDHDEQVQEVQEIQEPRPAPRLNERILSSMSRRSVAAHPWHDLEIGPGAPHIFNCVVEITKGSKVKYELDKKTGLIKVDRILYSSVVYPHNYGFIPRTLCEDNDPIDVLVLMQEPVLPGCFLRARAIGLMPMIDQGEKDDKIIAVCADDPEYKHFTDYKELAPHRIMEIRRFFEDYKKNENKEVAVNDFLPPTTAVEAIQHSMDLYAEYILHTLRR